The following proteins are encoded in a genomic region of Haemorhous mexicanus isolate bHaeMex1 chromosome 11, bHaeMex1.pri, whole genome shotgun sequence:
- the LOC132332324 gene encoding histone H2A type 2-B: MSGRGKSGGKARAKAKSRSSRAGLQFPVGRVHRLLRKGNYAERVGAGAPVYLAAVLEYLSAEILELAGNAARDNKKTRIIPRHLQLAIRNDEELNKLLGGVTIAQGGVLPNIQAVLLPKKTQSSKK, translated from the coding sequence ATGTCGGGCCGGGGGAAGTCCGGCGGAAAGGCGCGGGCCAAGGCCAAGTCGCGCTCGTCGCGGGCCGGGCTGCAGTTCCCCGTGGGGCGGGTGCACCGGCTGCTGCGGAAGGGTAACTACGCGGAGCGGGTGGGCGCCGGGGCGCCGGTGTACCTGGCGGCCGTGCTGGAGTACCTATCGGCTGAGATCCTGGAGCTGGCGGGCAACGCGGCCCGCGACAACAAGAAGACGCGCATCATCCCGCGGCACCTGCAGCTCGCCATCCGCAACGACGAGGAGCTCAACAAGCTGCTGGGCGGCGTGACCATCGCCCAGGGCGGCGTCCTGCCCAACATCCAGGCCGTGCTGCTGCCCAAGAAGACGCAGAGCTCCAAGAAGTGA
- the LOC132332325 gene encoding histone H1.10: MSVDLEETDLPMAEAEEAPLSPEKKAAAKKAKGGGGASLSPSKKRKNNKKKNQPGKYSQLVVETIRKLGERNGSSLAKIYNEAKKVAWFDQQNGRTYLKYSIKALVQNDTLLQVKGTGANGSFKLNRKKLEGGGEGGAGNSAHKSLKKATVSSTRRAEKPAAKSKKPEKKSHKKGAGGAAAKKDKGKAKKATKKGAASPGGKKVKKSAKPKALKSRKA, encoded by the coding sequence ATGTCGGTAGACCTAGAAGAAACCGATCTGCCCATGGCCGAGGCAGAGGAAGCGCCGCTCTCCCCGGAGAAGAAAGCGGCTGCTAAGAAGGCGAAAGGAGGCGGCGGCGCCTCGTTGTCGCCATCgaagaaaaggaagaacaaCAAGAAGAAGAACCAGCCGGGCAAATACAGCCAGCTAGTGGTGGAGACGATCCGCAAGCTGGGAGAGCGCAATGGCTCCTCACTGGCCAAGATCTATAACGAGGCCAAGAAAGTGGCTTGGTTCGACCAGCAGAACGGCAGGACTTACCTGAAGTACTCCATCAAGGCACTGGTACAGAACGACACGCTGCTCCAGGTCAAGGGCACCGGCGCCAACGGCTCCTTCAAGCTCAACAGGAAGAAGCTGGAAggcggcggggaggggggcGCGGGCAACAGCGCCCACAAGTCCCTCAAGAAGGCGACAGTCTCCTCGACCCGGAGGGCGGAGAAGCCGGCGGCCAAGAGCAAGAAGCCCGAGAAGAAATCGCACAAAAAGGGAGCCGGCGGTGCGGCGGCGAAGAAGGACAAGGGCAAAGCCAAGAAGGCCACCAAGAAGGGAGCCGCGTCCCCTGGGggcaagaaggtgaagaagtcGGCAAAGCCCAAGGCGCTCAAGAGCCGGAAGGCATGA
- the RAB7A gene encoding ras-related protein Rab-7a, with product MTSRKKVLLKVIILGDSGVGKTSLMNQYVNKKFSNQYKATIGADFLTKEVMVDDRLVTMQIWDTAGQERFQSLGVAFYRGADCCVLVFDVTAPNTFKTLDSWRDEFLIQASPRDPENFPFVVLGNKIDLENRQVTTKRAQAWCYSKNNIPYFETSAKEAINVEQAFQTIARNALKQETEVELYNEFPEPIKLDKTDRAKASAESCSC from the exons ATGACTTCTAGGAAGAAAGTGTTACTGAAAGTCATCATCCTTGGAGACTCTGG GGTGGGAAAGACATCGCTCATGAACCAGTATGTGAACAAGAAATTCAGTAACCAGTACAAGGCTACGATAGGTGCAGACTTCCTGACAAAAGAGGTGATGGTGGATGACAGGCTAGTGACGATGCAG ATATGGGATACAGCAGGCCAAGAACGATTTCAGTCTCTGGGAGTTGCCTTCTACAGGGGAGCAGATTGCTGTGTGCTGGTATTCGATGTCACGGCTCCCAACACGTTCAAAACCCTAGACAGCTGGAGGGATGAATTCCTCATTCAGGCCAGTCCAAGGGATCCTgagaattttccttttgttgtgcTGGGAAACAAGATTGACCTAGAAAACAGACAA GTCACCACAAAACGGGCACAAGCCTGGTGCTACAGTAAAAACAACATCCCCTACTTTGAAACCAGTGCCAAGGAGGCCATTAACGTGGAACAGGCTTTCCAGACGATTGCACGAAATGCACTTAAACAG GAAACCGAAGTGGAACTTTACAATGAATTCCCCGAACCCATCAAACTAGACAAGACTGACCGAGCGAAGGCTTCTGcggagagctgcagctgctga